A region of Mugil cephalus isolate CIBA_MC_2020 chromosome 3, CIBA_Mcephalus_1.1, whole genome shotgun sequence DNA encodes the following proteins:
- the LOC125005152 gene encoding uncharacterized protein LOC125005152 produces MTFLLLFLGHVVTAIALTGVHSETALNLDCTNDSEEKMFCQVEAQNCTEYNLTIESDLGYGTESCSLQQCDSGRCCCTVTMTLILGETHTATVWRAGKSLESKKISVTDTIKPKTPTIISVNESKGNFEVKWISNMEASFSLTAEVTFYKKGDTKKVTESITPAIVEGLNYYEINGERLESSTTYMVSVRSHTNISGKFSDSSKEWEFTTSSSLVIVPLAIIISLSMTAVILGGVLYVCYIKYKRKWWDTVVKDLNPKLLNMHPSKTELLKPSPLVISPLIVSIRDDTHSLDDSKKGSKLCDTSDWSLQQSSGISTGSSALSYANTEPAQFTIADAVRDALHEALPTIGQMTPLTTDPLMDLNSDYSVKVKDISSGSSGFVNRTYSPLMPGESTKPPSESNTVTVTCPDGLSPVQQLIISASLDMVVDDSYQQCNAESGRFSYTEDSSSSSISSDTSTAPCCDLMSRVEAECENSGGSNLNAKSEEDNLCDKNSCHGSLVVDNDYQSFQSLVRQPDVSFPEWKSGEQKEHLDKYQEEPPAKINQSVFVSTQSGPLIVISDYQSV; encoded by the exons ATGActtttctcctgctttttttgGGCCATGTTGTGACTGCAATAGCTCTAACTG GAGTCCACAGTGAAACAGCCCTAAACCTTGACTGTACCAACGACTCtgaggagaagatgttttgccaGGTAGAGGCTCAGAACTGTACTGAATACAACTTGACCATCGAGAGTGATCTCGGCTATGG TACTGAGAGCTGCAGTTTACAGCAGTGTGACAGTGGACGCTGTTGTTGCACTGTCACAATGACGCTCATCCTGGGGGAGACTCATACAGCAACAGTCTGGAGAGCTGGAAAAAGCTTAGAGTCGAAAAAAATCAGCGTCACAGACACCA TAAAGCCCAAAACTCCAACTATCATCTCAGTCAATGAATCCAAGGGAAATTTTGAAGTTAAGTGGATTTCAAACATGGAGgcttctttctctctgactgCTGAAGTGACTTTCTATAAAAAAGGAGACACAAAAAAG GTGACTGAATCTATTACACCGGCTATTGTTGAGGGACTGAATTACTACGAAATAAATGGTGAACGCCTGGAATCAAGCACAACGTATATGGTCAGCGTGAGAAGCCACACAAATATAAGTGGAAAGTTCAGCGACAGCAGCAAAGAGTGGGAATTTACAACCT CTTCCTCTCTTGTTATCGTGCCCCTGGCTATAATCATCAGCCTCAGTATGACTGCCGTCATCCTCGGCGGTGTCCTATATGTCTGTTATATAAA GTACAAAAGAAAGTGGTGGGACACAGTTGTCAAAGATCTAAATCCAAAACTTCTTAACATGCATCCCAGCAAGACTGAG cttttgaaGCCTTCGCCACTGGTCATCTCCCCTCTCATCGTCAGCATTAGAGATGATACCCATTCTCTAGATGACTCCAAAAAAGG GTCGAAGCTATGTGACACTAGTGACTGGAGCCTGCAACAAAGCAGTGGAATTAGCACGGGATCCTCAGCTCTCAGTTATGCTAACACAGAACCTGCCCAGTTTACCATCGCTGACGCCGTTAGAGACGCCCTTCATGAAGCCCTGCCCACCATCGGTCAAATGACACCCCTAACCACAGATCCCTTGATGGACCTAAACAGTGACTATAGTGTCAAAGTGAAAGATATAAGTTCGGGATCATCTGGTTTTGTAAATAGAACCTATTCCCCCCTCATGCCAGGAGAATCCACAAAACCTCCCAGCGAGAGTAACACTGTTACAGTGACCTGTCCAGATGGTCTGTCCCCAGTGCAACAACTTATCATTTCAGCATCTCTGGATATGGTGGTAGACGATTCATATCAGCAGTGCAACGCTGAATCTGGGAGGTTTTCATATACTGAAGACTCCAGCTCGTCCTCCATCTCTAGTGACACCAGCACAGCCCCCTGTTGTGATCTTATGTCCAGAGTTGAGGCAGAGTGTGAGAACAGTGGTGGATCCAACCTAAATGCCAAAAGTGAAGAGGACAATCTATGTGACAAAAATTCCTGCCATGGCTCTTTGGTGGTGGATAACGACTATCAGTCATTCCAGAGTCTAGTGCGGCAGCCTGATGTTTCATTTCCAGAATGGAAAAGTGGAGAGCAAAAGGAACACTTGGACAAGTATCAGGAGGAACCACCCGCCAAGATCAATCAAAGTGTCTTCGTGTCTACTCAATCTGGCCCACTCATTGTGATCAGTGACTATCAGAGCGTGTAG